A stretch of the Deltaproteobacteria bacterium genome encodes the following:
- a CDS encoding zinc ribbon domain-containing protein: MPLYEYRCQPCERTFEKIRRISEREEPVPCPECGEPAGPQMSAFAVGGGSYGGGGGQIPAPSCGGGG, translated from the coding sequence ATGCCCCTCTACGAGTACCGTTGCCAGCCCTGTGAGCGCACCTTCGAGAAGATCCGCCGGATCTCCGAGCGCGAGGAGCCCGTCCCCTGCCCCGAGTGCGGTGAGCCCGCCGGTCCCCAGATGTCGGCCTTCGCGGTCGGCGGGGGCAGCTACGGCGGCGGCGGCGGCCAGATCCCCGCCCCCTCCTGCGGCGGGGGTGGGTGA
- a CDS encoding rhomboid family intramembrane serine protease has translation MIPLRDNLESERIPFLTYALLALNVVAFGLELVAMPQPGVVADAGGGRQLLLQTGFEQMIWTFGLRPAELLDPSLALAPLTPLPEAATLLTSMFLHGGWLHLGGNMLFLWVFADNIEDALGHVRFLLFYLLGGLAAAGLQIAVEPASQVPMVGASGAIAAVLGAYLMLYPRARVLTLVPIFVFIRLVEIPALFFLGLWFLFQLLGAPGGGGTAWFAHIGGFVFGLFAVHLFRSRKRPPPSVRHHPRARSLFSDEL, from the coding sequence ATGATCCCCCTGCGAGACAACCTCGAGAGCGAGCGCATCCCCTTCCTCACCTACGCGCTCCTCGCCCTGAACGTGGTGGCTTTCGGGCTGGAGCTCGTCGCAATGCCCCAGCCCGGGGTGGTCGCTGACGCCGGGGGGGGCCGGCAGCTCCTCCTGCAGACGGGCTTCGAGCAGATGATCTGGACCTTCGGCCTGCGCCCGGCCGAGCTCCTCGATCCCTCCCTGGCGCTCGCCCCCCTCACCCCCCTCCCCGAGGCGGCGACCCTGCTGACCAGCATGTTCCTCCACGGGGGCTGGCTGCACCTGGGCGGCAACATGCTCTTCCTCTGGGTCTTCGCCGACAACATCGAGGACGCCCTCGGTCACGTCCGCTTCCTCCTCTTCTACCTCCTGGGAGGGCTGGCCGCCGCCGGCCTGCAGATCGCGGTGGAGCCGGCCTCCCAGGTGCCGATGGTCGGCGCCTCCGGAGCGATCGCGGCGGTGCTGGGGGCCTACCTGATGCTCTACCCCCGGGCCCGGGTTCTCACCCTGGTGCCGATCTTCGTCTTCATCCGGCTGGTGGAGATCCCGGCCCTCTTCTTCCTGGGCCTGTGGTTCCTCTTCCAGCTCCTCGGCGCCCCCGGGGGCGGCGGCACCGCCTGGTTCGCCCACATCGGGGGCTTCGTCTTCGGCCTCTTCGCCGTCCACCTCTTCCGCTCCCGGAAGCGGCCGCCCCCCAGCGTCCGCCACCACCCCCGGGCGAGGAGCCTCTTTTCCGACGAGCTCTGA
- the lpxC gene encoding UDP-3-O-acyl-N-acetylglucosamine deacetylase — protein MPSHHQRTLQKRVEISGVGLHSGEQVHLSVSPAAANTGLVFVRTDLGKRVEIPARVENVVDTRFATTLGRTVDGVSATVGTVEHLLSAFAGLGIDNARIELDGPEIPILDGSAAPFVFLLRGAGVRQQRALKRFLVVRKTVEVSEEGKLARLSPARGFRVTCSIDFDHPLVGRQKLRFDFSDRDYHREICRARTFGFLAEVEALKAAGLAQGGSLANAVVIDRFSILNREGLRFPDEFVRHKVLDSLGDLALLGMPVIGHLESHRSGHALNHKLSAALLADPSAFEILEVREPADVGRLGVRLPALGLAEAS, from the coding sequence ATGCCTTCCCATCACCAGCGGACCCTTCAGAAGAGGGTGGAGATCTCCGGCGTGGGGCTCCACTCCGGTGAGCAGGTCCACCTGAGCGTCTCGCCCGCCGCCGCCAACACCGGCCTGGTCTTCGTTCGCACCGATCTCGGCAAGCGCGTCGAGATCCCGGCCCGGGTCGAGAACGTCGTCGACACCCGCTTCGCCACCACCCTGGGCCGCACCGTCGACGGGGTCAGCGCGACGGTCGGCACGGTCGAGCACCTCCTCTCCGCCTTCGCAGGGCTGGGGATCGACAACGCCCGCATCGAGCTCGACGGCCCCGAGATCCCGATCCTCGACGGCTCGGCGGCGCCCTTCGTCTTCCTCCTGCGCGGGGCGGGCGTCCGGCAGCAGCGCGCCCTCAAGCGCTTCCTCGTGGTCCGCAAGACCGTCGAGGTCAGCGAGGAGGGCAAGCTGGCCCGGCTCTCGCCGGCCCGCGGCTTCCGGGTCACCTGCAGCATCGACTTCGACCACCCGCTGGTCGGCCGCCAGAAGCTGCGCTTCGACTTCTCCGACCGCGACTACCACCGCGAGATCTGCCGCGCGCGCACCTTCGGCTTCCTGGCCGAGGTCGAGGCCCTCAAGGCCGCCGGGCTGGCGCAGGGCGGCTCCCTCGCCAACGCCGTGGTCATCGATCGCTTCTCGATCCTCAACCGCGAGGGCCTGCGCTTCCCCGACGAGTTCGTCCGGCACAAGGTGCTGGACAGCCTCGGCGACCTGGCCCTCCTGGGGATGCCGGTGATCGGCCACCTCGAGAGCCACCGCTCCGGGCACGCCCTGAACCACAAGCTCTCCGCGGCGCTCCTGGCCGATCCCTCCGCCTTCGAGATCCTCGAGGTGCGTGAGCCGGCCGACGTGGGCCGCCTCGGGGTGCGCCTGCCGGCGCTGGGCCTGGCCGAGGCCAGCTAG